Proteins from a genomic interval of Ndongobacter massiliensis:
- a CDS encoding ABC transporter ATP-binding protein, producing MVRKLLPYIKKYRREAVLSPLLMILEVCSDILIPLLIARLINTAIPERDMQQVVFLGSCMIGAALFGGLCGTWSSHLGATAGYGTAAELRKAGYRALQGYSFNNIDEISIPSLITRLTTDCETVGMVVMMSLRMAIRAPFLLLFAVLVAISIDAQLAMLFAIAIPAIALGVGLLLRKAMPRFTKLQEKVDHVNAIVQEQLIGIRVLKAFNRQEYSQEQFSEENKSLRSTAMSAIRLAVFAMPFLMLVSFSCVIAILWLGGQKIMAGTMQTGDLVAFITYVFQIMNALLMISVYVMSLTRGLASLKRIFEAIDVQSELVDPEDPVRTVPSGDIVFDDVCFKYPGYRDNILEHIDLHFPAGSHIGIIGSTGSSKSTLVQMIPRLYDVQCGSLRVGGVDVRSYDRAALREQIGFVLQKNTLVTGTIRSNMQWGRAAASDEEIIRALKQAQAWEFVSRYSDGLSHIVEQGGANFSGGQRQRLTIARALIKKPKILILDDSTSAVDMTTDAKLRRTFREEFPGVTILTIAQRIASIKDADQIVVLDSGAVESTGTHEELLQRSPIYREIYESQERGMPA from the coding sequence ATGGTACGAAAACTTCTCCCTTATATCAAAAAATATCGCCGAGAAGCTGTTTTATCGCCACTTTTAATGATTTTGGAAGTGTGCAGCGATATATTGATCCCTTTACTCATTGCCCGGTTAATCAACACGGCCATCCCCGAAAGGGATATGCAGCAGGTGGTCTTTTTGGGGTCGTGCATGATCGGCGCCGCCCTTTTCGGCGGGCTTTGCGGCACCTGGAGTTCGCATTTGGGTGCCACAGCCGGATACGGCACAGCGGCGGAGCTGCGCAAGGCGGGGTATCGTGCGTTGCAGGGCTACTCGTTCAATAATATCGATGAGATCAGCATCCCCTCCCTGATTACGCGCCTTACCACGGATTGTGAAACCGTCGGCATGGTGGTTATGATGTCGCTGCGCATGGCAATTCGCGCGCCGTTTTTATTGCTCTTCGCCGTCCTCGTTGCCATTTCCATCGATGCGCAGCTGGCGATGCTTTTTGCCATTGCAATTCCCGCGATTGCGCTTGGCGTGGGGTTGCTTTTGCGCAAAGCGATGCCGCGTTTTACCAAGCTGCAGGAAAAAGTGGATCACGTCAATGCCATCGTGCAGGAACAATTGATCGGCATACGCGTCCTTAAAGCGTTTAACCGGCAAGAGTATTCGCAGGAGCAGTTTTCGGAAGAAAATAAAAGTCTTCGCAGCACTGCCATGTCCGCCATCCGCCTTGCAGTCTTTGCCATGCCTTTTTTGATGCTGGTCAGTTTCAGCTGCGTGATTGCCATTTTATGGCTGGGTGGACAGAAAATCATGGCGGGGACGATGCAGACGGGCGATCTTGTCGCCTTTATCACCTATGTTTTTCAGATTATGAATGCGCTATTGATGATTTCCGTGTATGTCATGAGTTTGACGCGCGGGTTGGCTTCTTTGAAACGGATTTTTGAAGCGATCGACGTGCAGTCGGAACTCGTGGATCCGGAGGATCCGGTTCGTACCGTGCCAAGCGGAGACATTGTTTTTGACGATGTCTGTTTCAAATATCCGGGGTATCGCGACAATATTTTGGAACACATCGATTTACATTTTCCTGCCGGGTCTCATATCGGCATTATCGGTTCGACAGGTTCCTCGAAGTCGACATTGGTGCAGATGATTCCGCGGCTCTATGACGTACAATGCGGCAGTCTGCGCGTCGGCGGTGTAGATGTGCGGTCGTACGACCGCGCGGCGCTGCGCGAGCAAATCGGCTTTGTTCTGCAGAAAAATACACTCGTAACGGGCACGATTCGTTCGAATATGCAGTGGGGGCGTGCAGCGGCAAGCGACGAAGAAATTATCCGGGCGCTAAAGCAGGCGCAGGCGTGGGAGTTTGTTTCGCGCTACAGTGACGGATTGTCGCACATTGTGGAACAGGGCGGCGCAAACTTCTCCGGTGGACAGCGCCAACGCTTAACCATTGCGCGTGCGCTGATCAAAAAGCCAAAAATTCTCATCTTAGACGATTCGACCAGCGCCGTCGATATGACAACCGATGCAAAATTGCGCCGAACCTTCCGTGAAGAGTTTCCGGGTGTGACGATTCTGACAATTGCGCAGCGCATCGCTTCCATTAAGGACGCCGATCAGATTGTCGTGTTGGATAGCGGCGCGGTGGAATCCACGGGAACCCATGAAGAGCTTTTGCAACGCTCCCCAATTTACCGGGAAATTTACGAATCGCAGGAAAGGGGGATGCCGGCATGA
- a CDS encoding ribonucleoside triphosphate reductase, which translates to MYQVKKRDGSVVDFDIQKIKTAIIKAFQSQGREFHSSVIDLLAIRVTADFEPKVLNAMIDVEDIQDSVETVLIQGGYVDVAKAYILYRKQHEKLRRVKSTVLDFKDTVNDYLKINDWRVKENSTVTYSVGGLILSNSGAITANYWLSEVYDSEIEQAHRNADLHIHDLSMLTGYCAGWSLRQLIMEGLGGIPGKITSSPAKHLATLCNQMVNFLGIMQNEWAGAQAFSSFDTYLAPFVRTDQLSYDQVKKCIESFVYGVNTPSRWGTQAPFSNITLDWVVPPDLAEQPAIVGGKTQDFKYKDCKKEMDMINKAFIEVMIEGDAEGRGFQYPIPTYSITKDFDWSETENNRLLFEMTAKYGTPYFSNYVNSDMEPSDVRSMCCRLRLDLRELRKKSGGFFGSGESTGSVGVVTINLPRIAYLSQDETEFYDRLDHMMDLAARSLKIKRNVVTELLEAGLYPYTKRYLGTFANHFSTIGLVGMNEATQNAVWLRKDLTHPEAQKFARDVLLHMRGRLSDYQEEYGDLYNLEATPAESTAFRLAKHDVEQFPDIITAAKEGETPFYTNSSHLPVDYTEDIFEALAIQDELQTLYTSGTVFHAFLGEKLPSWKSAAMLVRKIAENYRLPYYTMSPTYSVCREHGYIAGEHFTCPTCGKTAEVYSRITGYYRPVQNWNAGKTQEFKKRKVYATDAQTEQA; encoded by the coding sequence ATGTATCAGGTTAAAAAACGCGACGGCAGCGTTGTCGATTTCGATATCCAGAAAATCAAGACGGCAATTATTAAAGCGTTCCAATCACAGGGACGGGAATTTCATTCGAGCGTCATTGATCTGTTGGCGATTCGCGTGACGGCGGATTTTGAACCGAAGGTTTTGAACGCGATGATTGATGTGGAAGACATTCAAGATAGCGTAGAAACCGTGCTCATCCAAGGCGGATATGTGGACGTGGCAAAAGCCTACATCCTTTACCGCAAACAACATGAAAAGCTGCGCCGCGTGAAATCAACGGTTCTTGATTTCAAGGATACGGTCAACGATTACTTGAAAATCAATGACTGGCGCGTGAAAGAAAATTCCACGGTGACGTATTCCGTCGGCGGTTTAATTTTGAGTAACTCCGGGGCAATCACTGCCAACTATTGGCTCAGCGAAGTTTACGATTCCGAGATTGAGCAGGCGCACCGCAATGCGGACTTGCACATCCATGATCTTTCCATGCTGACGGGTTACTGCGCCGGGTGGAGTCTGCGCCAGCTCATTATGGAAGGATTGGGCGGCATTCCGGGAAAAATCACTTCTTCGCCGGCAAAACACTTGGCGACGCTGTGTAACCAGATGGTGAACTTTCTCGGCATTATGCAAAATGAATGGGCCGGAGCGCAGGCATTTTCCTCGTTTGATACCTATCTGGCACCCTTTGTGCGTACGGATCAACTGAGCTACGATCAGGTCAAAAAATGCATTGAAAGTTTTGTGTACGGCGTAAATACACCGTCCCGGTGGGGCACGCAGGCGCCTTTTTCCAATATCACGCTGGACTGGGTCGTACCGCCGGATTTGGCGGAACAACCGGCCATCGTCGGCGGAAAAACGCAGGATTTTAAGTACAAAGACTGCAAAAAAGAGATGGACATGATCAACAAGGCCTTCATCGAGGTCATGATCGAAGGCGATGCGGAAGGACGCGGTTTTCAGTATCCGATTCCGACCTATTCGATCACGAAGGATTTCGATTGGAGCGAGACGGAAAACAACCGCCTGCTCTTTGAGATGACGGCAAAGTACGGTACGCCGTATTTCTCGAACTACGTCAACAGCGATATGGAACCGAGCGATGTGCGGAGTATGTGCTGCCGTTTGCGGTTGGATCTGCGGGAATTGCGCAAAAAGTCCGGCGGCTTTTTCGGCAGCGGAGAGAGCACGGGATCCGTCGGCGTTGTTACGATCAATTTGCCGCGCATTGCTTATTTGTCACAGGATGAAACCGAATTTTACGACCGCCTCGATCACATGATGGATCTGGCGGCGCGCAGTCTGAAGATCAAGCGCAATGTGGTGACGGAATTGTTGGAAGCCGGGTTATATCCCTATACAAAACGCTATCTCGGCACCTTTGCCAATCACTTCTCCACCATCGGTCTCGTGGGCATGAATGAGGCGACGCAGAATGCTGTATGGCTGCGCAAAGACCTGACTCATCCGGAAGCGCAGAAATTCGCACGTGACGTGCTCTTGCACATGCGCGGGCGTCTGTCCGATTATCAAGAAGAATATGGCGACCTGTACAATCTGGAAGCGACGCCGGCGGAAAGCACCGCATTCCGTTTGGCAAAACACGATGTCGAACAATTCCCCGACATCATCACCGCCGCCAAAGAAGGCGAAACGCCGTTCTATACGAACTCGTCGCACCTGCCGGTGGACTACACGGAAGACATCTTTGAAGCCTTGGCGATCCAGGACGAATTGCAGACGCTCTACACATCGGGCACGGTATTTCACGCCTTTTTAGGGGAAAAGCTGCCCTCGTGGAAATCGGCGGCCATGCTTGTGCGCAAGATTGCCGAGAACTATCGCCTGCCGTATTATACGATGTCTCCGACGTATTCTGTATGCCGGGAACACGGATATATCGCCGGAGAGCACTTCACCTGCCCGACGTGCGGAAAGACGGCGGAGGTGTACAGCCGTATTACCGGGTACTATCGCCCGGTGCAGAACTGGAATGCCGGAAAGACGCAGGAATTTAAGAAACGCAAGGTGTACGCGACCGATGCGCAAACCGAACAAGCGTAA